One stretch of Cryptosporidium parvum Iowa II chromosome 3, whole genome shotgun sequence DNA includes these proteins:
- a CDS encoding eIF-3 p25/subunit 11 (transcripts identified by EST) produces the protein NFGFCLNLGIIQIYKKSVIDQDEELILNLFLLKMAQVDQKITSLLNSASRYDVSNLDIFENCVRDQIIKGQYSILNNLVVLLQYSIYPKRTNLEIVQDILLLSIIRGPLSSDFLSCTYQIPLSVQNDPNIKQIIQLNDLLTSCRYANMWNLLKTNDQLRSKVEKIQGFYDSIRDIIIYSVNCSHSCISTAVLSELLDFPKDSTELKNIIEKNKWILDSACEIIRIPLPENPIENVDSNANKNKSLGCNEVIFKNYLNLLSNN, from the coding sequence AATTTCGGTTTTTGTTTGAACCTGGgaataatacaaatttataaaaagtCAGTTATTGATCAAGACGAGGAGCTGATCTTAAATCTATTTTTACTCAAAATGGCACAAGTTGATCAGAAAATTACGAGTTTACTTAACTCAGCATCTAGATATGATGTCTCAAATTTGGATATATTCGAGAATTGCGTGAGAGACCAGATTATTAAAGGTCAATATagtattttaaataatttagtTGTTTTACTacaatattcaatttacCCTAAAAGAACCAATCTAGAAATTGTACAGGATATTTTATTGCTCTCAATAATAAGAGGTCCATTATCATCTGACTTTCTATCATGCACTTATCAAATTCCATTGTCAGTTCAAAATGACCCAAATATAAAGCAAATTATACAActtaatgatttattaactAGTTGTAGATATGCAAATATGTGGAActtattaaaaacaaatgATCAACTCAGAAGCAAGGTTGAGAAGATACAAGGATTTTACGATTCTATTCGTGACATTATTATCTATTCAGTTAATTGTTCTCACAGTTGCATTAGCACTGCTGTTTTAAGCGAGTTACTTGATTTCCCCAAAGATTCTACTGAGcttaaaaatatcattgaaaagaataagtGGATTTTGGATAGTGCTTgtgaaattattagaatccCATTACCAGAAAACCCAATTGAAAATGTTGACTCTAATgcaaataaaaacaaatcaTTGGGATGCAATGAagtaattttcaaaaattatttgaatttactTAGCAATAactaa
- a CDS encoding hypothetical protein (transcripts identified by EST), whose translation LQRSAMASTNIHSRRNEDIDLESQEFESFSKSVRHGFIRRVYMLVALQVLFDLALSLMVINVPSLKLFMLRNLSVIKMTAFAFALISSLLFFFLYNYSNLLQNHSSKMAFFCIMTISEGVLLSLLALLVNTKYLLMALAFTSIIVISLTIFSFQTKYDFTSYQAFIFYGTIAFAVFSTIYMFFPTVRIIELIISPIAIFFFSFALVQTTQSIIGNGKQMIYEDDYVLGALLIHSYIIDIFIYILRFILAVFERN comes from the coding sequence TTACAAAGATCCGCAATGGCTTCAACTAATATACATAGCCGTCGCAATGAGGACATAGATTTGGAAAGCCAAGAGTTTGAGTCCTTTTCTAAAAGTGTAAGACATGGCTTCATTCGTCGTGTGTACATGCTTGTAGCTCTACAAGTTTTGTTTGATTTGGCTTTATCATTAATGGTCATAAATGTTCCATCGTTGAAATTATTCATGCTTAGAAACTTATCAGTTATTAAAATGACTGCTTTTGCATTTgcattaatttcatctttgTTGTTCTTCTTCTTGTATAACTATTCAAACTTATTGCAAAATCATTCAAGTAAGATGGCATTTTTCTGTATAATGACAATTTCAGAAGGAGTACTTCTCTCACTATTAGCACTACTTgttaatacaaaatatttgCTAATGGCGCTTGCTTTTACTTCAATCATTGTTATCTCATTAACGATTTTCTCGTTCCAAACAAAGTATGACTTTACATCATATCAAGCATTCATATTTTATGGAACTATTGCATTTGCAGTATTCTCCACCATTTATATGTTCTTCCCAACTGTCAGAATTATCGAGTTAATTATATCACCGATCgcaatatttttcttttcatttgCACTTGTGCAAACAACACAAAGCATTATTGGTAATGGAAAGCAAATGATTTACGAGGATGATTATGTTCTGGGAGCCTTATTGATTCACTCTTATATTATTGACATTTtcatatatattttgaGGTTTATTCTAGCAGTCTTCGAAAGAAACtaa
- a CDS encoding cyclin, producing NKKKSLLFTMVKRSAKEVTSNYNESYENGIYYKQLNKQDTRNSDFVNEFEIKNVTTLQEEKNNYNKKLIENGLNNICRVIVLDWLIGVHRKFQFRPATIHIGITLFDRFIRLNNKHGLINCDNLQLVGATCLHIASKYEDMNPAVLLDYCIMSNSEFNPKDMINMEVEILNTLHFKIADNTTLIDYLDSFFEYGILKGVNKKKLPKYFYSSALYISELSLLHQAMIFYRPKVLSTSILLLLCLLFEKDESERNNLSILKDLKYSLKRFSKINNITKEIRICIKSLLGIIKEQFFLEVKIKEGFENSIIGVNPEEEIPFIYLKDLTSKWRNAYTNLYKKISSLRT from the coding sequence aataagaaaaaatctttattatttactatGGTAAAAAGGAGTGCAAAAGAAGTAACCAGTAATTACAATGAATCATATGAGAAtggaatatattataaacaattaaataaaCAAGATACTAGAAATTCGGACTTCgtaaatgaatttgaaataaagaatGTAACTACACTTCAAGaggaaaagaataattataataaaaagttgATTGAGAATGGGCTGAACAACATTTGCAGAGTAATTGTACTGGATTGGCTTATAGGGGTACATAGAAAGTTTCAATTCAGGCCTGCAACTATCCATATTGGGATAACTTTATTTGATAGATTTATCAGACTAAACAATAAACACGGATTGATAAACTGTGACAATCTTCAATTAGTTGGAGCAACCTGTCTTCACATTGCATCCAAGTACGAAGATATGAACCCAGCGGTTCTATTAGATTACTGTATAATGAGTAATTCAGAATTCAATCCTAAAGACATGATAAATATGGAAGTTGAAATACTAAATACTTTGCATTTCAAAATAGCAGATAATACTACACTTATTGACTATTTGgattcattttttgaatatggAATTTTGAAAGgagtaaataaaaaaaagctaccaaaatatttctattcaaGTGCTTTGTATATATCAGAATTATCTTTACTTCACCAAGCAATGATATTTTACCGTCCAAAAGTACTTTCAACATCAATTTTACTACTTCTATGTCTGCtatttgaaaaagatgAGTCAGAAAGAAACAATTTGTCcatattaaaagatttaaagtattcattaaaaagattttcaaaaattaataatatcacaAAGGAAATTCGAATATGTATTAAAAGCTTATTAGGTATAATTAAAGAACAATTCTTTCTAGAggtaaaaattaaagaaggatttgaaaattctattattgGGGTTAATccagaagaagaaataccATTTATATACTTGAAAGATTTAACAAGTAAGTGGAGAAATGCATATACAAACTTATATAAGAAAATTTCAAGTTTAAGAACTTGA